In a genomic window of Streptomyces noursei ATCC 11455:
- a CDS encoding DUF6924 domain-containing protein, with the protein MNHDRRSIRLPRTDAAPVLRTDVTDLGGWARLLRALEMPVAFEEGSQDICDYDRAISYVTPIDEEKYRGLLPETVLAAAPESGHDLPYDHLYLADAETFASDDLPLLGIDIHVDEAGDEPWPRVKPFRVPALHVASVEINDSIANLFFREFHDSDWADFEVHVAGPGTAVYEEFRQMDQENDDDN; encoded by the coding sequence ATGAATCACGATCGACGATCGATACGCCTGCCTCGCACGGACGCTGCTCCCGTACTGCGGACCGACGTCACCGACCTCGGCGGCTGGGCTCGCCTGCTGCGGGCCCTGGAGATGCCCGTCGCTTTCGAGGAGGGCTCGCAGGACATCTGCGATTACGACCGGGCCATCTCGTATGTCACCCCGATCGACGAGGAGAAGTACCGGGGCCTGTTGCCCGAGACGGTGCTCGCCGCCGCCCCCGAATCCGGCCACGACCTGCCGTACGACCACCTCTATCTGGCCGACGCGGAGACCTTTGCCTCCGACGATCTGCCGTTGCTCGGCATCGACATCCATGTGGACGAGGCGGGCGATGAGCCTTGGCCCCGTGTGAAGCCGTTCCGTGTTCCGGCCCTGCACGTGGCCAGCGTCGAAATCAACGACAGCATCGCCAACTTGTTCTTCCGCGAATTCCACGACTCCGACTGGGCGGACTTCGAGGTGCATGTGGCGGGGCCGGGGACGGCTGTGTACGAGGAGTTCCGTCAGATGGATCAAGAGAACGATGACGACAATTGA
- a CDS encoding WXG100 family type VII secretion target → MALELPDAVVSFLDFIGVHWPNVDEDKVREFGGHVRDFANNIQQSHQDATSSVEQLSEVYQGASYDALMAKWGQMSSSHMNELVTACHTVATALDAAAGVIVGMKAAAIAELVVLAVTFVADQAAAAFTFGLAEVAEAGIIAAARKATSYLEQQLEQYVIGQVIEAAITPLVDVVGNAVSGLVYEGTAKALGVSGGGGAGQSFSVHPEELHARSQALSKHAETVAAHAEDFKSKLSGVSFA, encoded by the coding sequence GTGGCACTGGAACTACCCGACGCGGTGGTGTCGTTTCTCGACTTCATCGGTGTCCACTGGCCCAATGTCGACGAGGACAAGGTCCGCGAGTTTGGTGGCCATGTAAGGGATTTCGCCAACAACATCCAGCAGAGTCACCAGGACGCCACCTCGTCGGTGGAGCAGTTGTCCGAGGTCTACCAGGGCGCCTCCTACGACGCCCTCATGGCCAAGTGGGGCCAGATGTCGTCCAGTCACATGAACGAGCTGGTGACCGCGTGCCATACGGTGGCGACCGCGCTGGACGCTGCGGCCGGTGTCATCGTGGGCATGAAGGCGGCGGCGATCGCCGAACTGGTGGTACTCGCCGTGACGTTCGTCGCGGACCAGGCCGCCGCGGCCTTCACCTTCGGGCTCGCCGAAGTCGCGGAGGCCGGCATCATCGCTGCGGCCCGCAAGGCGACGAGCTATCTGGAACAGCAGTTGGAACAGTACGTCATCGGCCAGGTGATCGAGGCCGCCATCACCCCGCTCGTCGACGTGGTCGGCAACGCGGTGAGCGGGCTCGTCTACGAGGGAACCGCCAAGGCCCTCGGGGTGTCCGGCGGCGGGGGCGCAGGGCAGAGCTTCTCCGTCCATCCCGAGGAACTGCACGCTCGCTCACAGGCGTTGTCCAAGCACGCCGAGACGGTGGCGGCGCACGCCGAGGACTTCAAGAGCAAGCTGAGCGGGGTGAGCTTCGCGTGA